Part of the Phocoena phocoena chromosome 8, mPhoPho1.1, whole genome shotgun sequence genome, AAGTAATGCTGAGGGGAGAAAGACCTTAACAAAATGAGTAAAATGCATAGCATGTACGGAGAATAATGCAGCTTAAATAAGGTGGTCAAAGAAGGCCACACTGAGAAAATAACAGTTGAATAAAGACAGGGAGGTGAGGGATGAACCATGTAGATATCtggggaaaattatttaaacaaagGGAGCAGCAAGTGTAAGGGTCTCCAAGGAGGAACTCAGCTGGTGTGTTCAAAGGACTGTCAAGGAGGTCAGATGGAAGAGCCACCTCACGTGGGACCTTTTGGTTCTggacttttccttgtttttcttatttttttaatttaattttcattttatattggaatatagttgatttacaatattgtgtttgttgcaggtgtacagcagagtgactcagttatacgtttacatatgtccattctttttcagattcttttcccataaaggttattacagaatactgagtagtgttccctgtgccatacagtcgGAGACTTTTCCTTAAATGAGAAGTGCAGGGAGGAGGTGAGATCTGAGACTAGTTAGGCCACTGCAGTAACACAGGTGAGATACTATGGGAGCTTGGATCACGATGGAAGCAGTGAGGTGATGGAAGTTGAGGGACGTCTTGATAGTAGGCCAGTAGGAATTGCTGCTGGATTGGACATGAGTGTGAGAAGGAGTGTAAAGTCAAGTGTGACTCCTAGGTTTCTGGCCTGAGCAATTAGAAGAATGAGGAGCCACTTGCTGAGAGGTAGAAGGGGGCGGGGAACACATTTGGGGGGGGGAGGATGAGAGCTCAGCTTGCGCCATGTGAGATGCCTCTGAGACATCCTAGAAACGTCATCTAGGCAGCTGGATATAGGGACCAATGTCCAGGGGAGCAGCTGGGTGGGACGTGTGAATTTGGGAGTCATCCGCATAAAGATGGTATTTGAAGCAGTGATCCTGGATGAGATCACTGAGGGAGGGAGTGTGGACAGGGAAGAGAACCTAGGCTGCTCAGATCTAGAGGTCAGGGAGATGAGGAGGAATGACCAGGTAGGCCAGGGGAGACCCAGACAAGGGTGTGGCCCGGAGTGGGGGGCGGAGCTGGGCTCTGTCAGCGCTGCTCATTGAGCAGGGGGAAGAAGGCTGAGGACTGCCCAGCCAGCTGAGAACAACATGGCGTCTCTAAGGACTGACCTTGGCCAGAGCAGTTTCGGGGAAGCAGTGGGAGCAAAAGTCTAAcgggttccagaaagagaaggaggataGAAATTGGAGAGGGTGAGTATGGACAACAGTTCTGAGATTTGCTataaagggaaggaaataaaggaaaaagtcaGGGGGAGAGGGATCAAGAGAgggtgttggggcttccctggtggcgcagtggttgagagtccgcctgccgatgccgggggcgcgggttcgtgccctggtccgggaggatcccgcgtgccgcggagtggctgggcctgtgggccgtggccgctgggcctgcgcgtccggggcctgtgccccgcggcgggagaggccgcagcggtgaggggcccgcgtaccgcaaaaaaaaaaaaaaagctgacttcCTGCAGTTTGGGCCTCAGCTCGAGACggtcagagaggccttccctggtgctGAGCTAAAGGAGGCTCCTCGATGGCCCTCTCCGAAAGCCTCTTCACTGCGCTGACACGCACCGGGCTCTGGCAGCGCCTTCCTTCTCACTTGTGTGCCCCGCGCCACTGTCCCGCCCTAGAGTGTAAGCAGCACAAGGTGGGGACTGTGGCTCCAGGCCGCCCCCAGCACCAGAGGTGTTCTGGCTCAGAGCAGGCCTTCAGTATATGTTGTGGGATGAATTAAGGAGCCTCTGGTCAGAGATGATAAGGTATTTCTTGACACTTTCACATGTATCGTGTGGGCCTGGCATGTATTCAACTTATTTTGATATGTGGTGGGAAATGATTTGTCCCCCAAGAGAGGGGCACTGTGATGATGTCACCAGGCTGCAGAGCATGGGGACTTCTCCTTAACCTGGCACACCCCAGTGGCCTGGACAATGCTGGCAAAACAACCATCCTCAAGAAGTTCAATGGGGAAGACATCGACACCATCTCCCCGACGCTGGGCTTCAACATCAAGACCCTGGAGCACCGAGGGTGAGCGGGGTCCCCGAGGGGGGGCCCgcccagagcagggcagggaggacagGCGAGGGGCCAGGCTGACCTCCAGCCACCCCCTCCTTGTCCAGATTCAAGCTGAACATCTGGGATGTGGGCGGCCAGAAGTCCCTGCGGTCCTACTGGCGGAACTACTTTGAGAGCACCGACGGCCTCATCTGGGTGGTGGACAGCGCCGACCGCCAGCGCATGCAGGACTGCCAGCGGGAGCTCCAGAACCTGTTGGTggaggaggtgggcaggaggCCTGGCTGAGCAGGGGAAGCGGGGCTTTCCCCAGTGTCCGGGCCCCAATACTTTGTGCGCATGTGTGGATGTGTGCACACCTTCTTCAGCAGATTCCCTGAGGGGGCCGTGAACCCAGAGGGACACCTCAGGTGGGGTCTGTTCCTTCACTGAGCCCTCACCACGTGTCCAGCACCCTTGTGGAGGCAGAGACAACCTGTACAGCTGGTCTAGGGAGGCCCACAGTGCCTTGAGCAGGACACTCTGTGGATGGAGACATTAGTTTATAGCCCTGCGATGTCACTGCTTCACcaccctgagcttcagtttctgcaCCTTGAATTGGGCTTCAGGGAGGATGACTTGAGGCCAGTGTGTGAAGCTTTGGGAAGCAGTGGAACCTGGCTCAGCAGTCGGActctttgctgtgtgacctcaggcaaggcacttaacttctctgaatctccACTGCCTCATCTCTCAGATGGGCATTATAATTATGGCAATCTTAAAATTTATTGTCTGGGCCAAAATGctcttctttaaataaaattttagatctacagaaaagttacaaTGAGAGTAAAAAGATACCCCATATACCTTTCACCTCGCTTCTCTTAATGTGAACATCTTACAGAACTGCCATACAAATGGCAAAACTAAGAACTTAACATTGGTAAGTTACTATTAACTGAACTACAggttttatttggatttcaccagtttttccactaatgtcctttctctgttccagggTTTGAGCCAGGTTACTACACTTCATTTAGTTGAAAAccaggacacttttgagagtaaaaGAGAGCTGTTAATAATTATGGAGGGACAACTGGCATAAACAGGGGTGTCGAGCAGGTCCAGTGAGACCCTGGCTGTTGAATGCTCAGCCCTGGGCTGGCATGTCATGGCCCTTTTTAAGGGCCAGACCCACCGTCCACATGGAGGAACTCCCAGTCACAAACACATATATGGAAATAACTGGAATCACAGGCAGAGAGTGAGGCCTGTCAGGGCAGTGGGACAGTTAGAGGGCTACATGAACTTGGAAGAGGGAAAGGTCATTTCCAACAGACCCCATAGCCTCTGGGACAGTCGCATTCCTTGTGCATGTCAGGTCATCAGATCGGAGCAGTCTAGAACTGGGGAGCATCTTACCCATCACCCCCTCCCCATTTATGGAAGAGGAATGTGAGGCATGGAGGAGAGAAGTGCCCACTGGGCTGGTGATTGGGCTGGAACCAGGGtctcagcccagcccagggctccctcCACCCCATAAATGGCTGGACACGAAGGCCGTCTCCACACTACCCACCCCGCTTGTGCCTTCGCAACTACCACGGGACCTTGCCCTGAGCTTCCAGGTTGATCTCTGACCCCAGGTGCTCTGGGTGATTAGTGCAGGGGCCAGGCTGCCCTCTGAGCCTCCACCCCCTTGACCCCCTCTGTTTCTCTTCCCCAGCGCCTGGCTGGAGCGACCCTCCTCATCTTTGCCAACAAGCAGGACCTGCCCGGAGCACTGTCCTCTAATGATATCCGTGAGGTGAGTCCAGGCCTTGACGCAGGCTCACGGAGGAAAAGGGGCACGCatttctttgttaatttatttaaaaaacatttattagccCCTCCTGTGTGGCTGGACCTATTTGGGATACTGGAGATTCAGTGATTAATAGGATATAGTTGTGCCCCACAGCCTGGGGGAAGGCAGACCTGCAAATAGATTATTCCACAGGATAACAGTAGCCAACAAGCAGTGggtgctttctatgtgccaggctctttgcATAGGTTAACTCATTCAATTCTCAAAGCAACCTCATGAGGTAGGAACTCTTATAATCATTCTACAGATGGTGAAGCAGGCTTAGAGAGATTAggtaactcacccaaggtcacatagccagtaagCAGAGAAGCCAGGATTTAAACACAGGCCTGTGTAACCCCAGGTTGCATCTTAACTCCTATTCTAGGGCTTGAACACCAGAATGAGAAAGAGTGGGGTTAGAATCTACTAGTGGGGTTAGAATCTACTAGTGGGGTTAgaattactagctgtgtgaccttacacaggttgcttaacctctcttaGTTTTCCTCCTCAGTAAAATGGCCAACACATCCCTGGCTTATGGGGCTGTTGGGGGGAATGGATGGGAGGACATTTGTAGGGCCCATAGCACAATGTCGGAAGCCCTTGTTGTAGTACTGGCGTGGCGGTGTACAGAGAGCCTGGGTGCCCTGGGGCCCTGACATCTTCACCAGGGGTCAAGGGAGGCTTCCCAAAGCAGGCCCTTGAGGGAGGCATGCATTTCCCCTGGGCCAGcagagggcaggggctgagggtgggcAGGGCCTGTGGTTACTGGGGCCCACCATCACCTTCTACCCTCCCAGGCCCTGGAGCTGGACTCCATCCGTAGCCACCACTGGTGCATCCAGGGCTGCAGCGCTGTCACTGGGGAAAACCTGCTGCCCGGCATCGACTGGCTCCTGGATGACATCTCCAGCCGCATCTTCATGGCTGACTGAGGCGCTCCCAGCAGGCCCTCACCAGGCACCATCCGTGGGGGGATGGGAGTCAGCCAGGCCAGCTAAcaccccctgcccac contains:
- the ARL2 gene encoding ADP-ribosylation factor-like protein 2 isoform X2, encoding MGLLTILKKMKQKERELRLLMLGLDNAGKTTILKKFNGEDIDTISPTLGFNIKTLEHRGFKLNIWDVGGQKSLRSYWRNYFESTDGLIWVVDSADRQRMQDCQRELQNLLVEEALELDSIRSHHWCIQGCSAVTGENLLPGIDWLLDDISSRIFMAD
- the ARL2 gene encoding ADP-ribosylation factor-like protein 2 isoform X1, giving the protein MGLLTILKKMKQKERELRLLMLGLDNAGKTTILKKFNGEDIDTISPTLGFNIKTLEHRGFKLNIWDVGGQKSLRSYWRNYFESTDGLIWVVDSADRQRMQDCQRELQNLLVEERLAGATLLIFANKQDLPGALSSNDIREALELDSIRSHHWCIQGCSAVTGENLLPGIDWLLDDISSRIFMAD